The nucleotide window TTTCTATTTTATGAACGCAAAGATGACCAAAACCGTAATCAAAATCATCTGCAGATAGGGGTGCATATTCCAAATCCTCCCGTATACTCCCGATATAACGTAACAAGCATCACCTATAACGGAGAAAAATATTACATTGGAGAATCTACTGGTGAAAACTGGCAGTCTGGATGGCGAATTGGTGAGTGCCCACAAGACCTCATTGGCGCTCCTGTAGAAATTGTTAACATTGATGAATCTGAAAGAACAGGAATGCAAACTGTTTCTGCAAGTCTACATGGTCAAGAAGAATCCTGTTTGAGTTTGACCCTTTCAGAACCAGCCCTGTATCAAAACAGTCCCTTAGTGATTGCTGGTCAAATTGCTCCTGTTCTTGCTAATCAAAACATAACCTTGTTTGCGGAGGGGTCAGGTGACCAATGGTTTGAGGTTGGTTCAGTTTTAACTGGTGCTGATGGCAAATTTGTGTTTGAGTGGAACCCGCAAAATATTGGCTTTTATCGGTTGCAAGCGTTTTGGTCTGGAAACAGTCAATACTGTGGTTCAAGCAGCTCTCAAAAAGGCGTGGTCATATTGCCAGATATAACTTATCTTTTGATTGGCGCTATCACCATAACTTTAAGCATATTGGCTGGGTTCTTTTTGGTTCTCAATTTTTCTCGTGGACACAAAGAAGAAAAATTGGGTTTTACTTCAACTGATAAGCCGCTTTATCAGCCGCCTGGTGAACCGTGAAACGGCACATCTTCCCAGAGCATCTTCCACCAGTCTTCTTCAGTAATTGTCTCACCTTTCACAATAATCTCAAGCAGTGACTTTAGTAATGCATGATGCTTATACTCATCACTTAATATAGACCGCAACAGAAAAGCTACTTTTTGATTTTCAAGAGTAGGCAAAACCTTCTCTATCAGCTTGATTAATTCGGTTTCCATGTCGATGTGTTTCTGAACCAGCTTCTTTTGCTCATCAAGGTTTTCCTGTGTCAATGCCGTAGATGTTTGGGTTAGAAGTACGTGTGCTGCTGTGTAGAGTTCTGCATGTTTCACAGAATCCATCGAGACACCCTTAAGCACACCTTTAACCACGGGGTTTTTGATGTTGCCAAGAGACTTCTCCAAGGACTCCACAATCGCATTCTCGTTCTCAATTTGCTTTTTAATAAAAGCCAAGAGTTCCTCATTCTTGTTTGCTGTCACAATAAATCGCCCAATAAAATAAACTGCGGATAATGAATAAGGCTTTCGGAAACCCTACTCAACCTTCACTTCCCGCAAATTCTTATAATCCAAAACCACCGCTACCCCTTTTTCCCTAAAAGAAGCATCCAACTCTGAATCACCCGTATCAACCTTCAAACTACTCAACCTGTCCAGCTTGCTTTTTGTTGCAATCACTGTGATGTTTTCCATGCCGACTTTTCGGATGACTTTGGCGCTGATTTGCTGGTTTCCCCGTCCAAAAACGAACCCTTGCCCTCCAATTGGGGTCACAATA belongs to Candidatus Bathyarchaeota archaeon and includes:
- a CDS encoding ferritin-like domain-containing protein — translated: MTANKNEELLAFIKKQIENENAIVESLEKSLGNIKNPVVKGVLKGVSMDSVKHAELYTAAHVLLTQTSTALTQENLDEQKKLVQKHIDMETELIKLIEKVLPTLENQKVAFLLRSILSDEYKHHALLKSLLEIIVKGETITEEDWWKMLWEDVPFHGSPGG